The sequence below is a genomic window from Pecten maximus chromosome 14, xPecMax1.1, whole genome shotgun sequence.
TGTATGGTATtaacaatatacaggtataatagTATGGTATtaacaatatacaggtataatagTATGGTATtaacaatatacaggtataatagTATGGTATtaacaatatacaggtataatagTATGGTATtaacaatatacaggtataatagTATGGTATtaacaatatacaggtataatagTATGGTGATTCACAATATGGTATACAAGGTATGATAGTATGATCGTATGGTATAAccaatatacaggtataatagTATGGTATTAACAATATACAGGTTAATTAGTATGGTCttaaacaatatacaggtataatagTATGGTGCTTCACAATACAGGATAATAGTATGGTGATTCACAATCAGGTAATGATAGTATGGTTAATtaacaatatacaggtataatagTATGGTATTAACCAATATACAGGTTATAATGTATGGTATTAACAATATACAGTATTAGATAGTATGGTATtaacaatatacaggtataatatGCAGTATTaaccatatacaggtataatagTATGGTATTAACCAATATACAGGCTATAATAGTATGGTGATTCACaacatgtaatgtgtattatacaaatattatgGTATTAACAATTATTTACAGGTTCTAATAGTATGGTAAATCACTACAGGTATAATAGTATGGTATtaacaatatacaggtataatagTATGGTATtaacaatatacaggtataatagTATGGTGATCACACCGGTATAATAGTATGGTATTAACAATATAtggaatggtttcccgtttaatgtaacatatatttcacgaggaTGACAGactatcgatattttcacgcatatagttatatgttgttataagattctcttagaaataaaaaaaaaaaaagcctgaAAAATGAAAAACGATCTGTGACATCAAACACCCTCGCTAGATATGTTGGACACGTCGTGTCCTTGGACGACAAGAATACTGTTTTCGGTTGTTCCCAAACACTGAACAATGTTCTTAGCCCCAGAAAACTGTGAAAAATGCACAGAATATATTCGGACGGGAAGAACATAAATGGCTGCGATGTACTGATATAAATCTTCCATACGTCTgaaatttattcatatttttgttCAATAAACATCCTTGATTTTGGAAATTCCTGATCTGTAGTTGAAAAAGTATCTAGCCAACAAAGATTAAcagaaaatatcttaaaatagaGCTTTGCGTATTGATTAAGAGTAATTTATGGCGTACATTTTCTTGTTGTCTCCTCTGCTTGCGAGACAGTCAAGAGATCTAAGTTGATGTACTGGCACCACCTGTGACTGGTTAATACGAGGATGTTAAACATAGTACAAACGAAAAGGATTGGAGATACAGATGACCTATTGATAAGAGGATAATGAATGAGTTTTGTGGACACCGTGTTTGTGTTCCTGTCACGAGCCTGGTGATAGGACGAAAATTTACAGGAACATGTTCTATGTAGTTCCTGAATCGACAAGAACCTTTGCACCCGAAGACACTCCAGGTGTTATGGACAGCATAGCTAAATTTCACTTATGAATATGTTGAAATGCAGTGGTCCGAGTGCCCTGAGGTAAGCGACGATCGGATTCTATGTATGGCCACTAATgcaattataaataaaaatagagGGCGAAATATAAGTCCAAGTTCACCACTGACTTTATTAACAAAATGGGCGCCACGTCTGTACAACTAATGTTAATGTACTGTTCTTTGTAATACACCGTACTTGGTAATACACTATACttggtaatacaatgtactttgtaATACACTGTAATTGGTAATACACTCTACTTGGTAATACACTGTACTTGGTAATACACTGTCCTTGGTAATACACTATACttggtaatacaatgtactttgtaATACACTGTAATTGGTAATACACTCTACTTGGTAATACACTGTACTTGGTAATACACTGTCCTTGGTAATACACTATACttggtaatacaatgtactttgtaATACACTGTACTTGGTAATACACTGTCCTTGGTAATACACTATACTTGGTAATACACTGTCCTTGGTAATACACTGTAATTGGTAATACACTGTAATTGGTAATACACCCTACTTGGTAATAAACTGAACTTTGTAATACACTGTTCTTGGTAAATCACCGTACTTGGTAATACACTCTAATTAGTAATACACTCTACTTGGTAAACACTGTACTTggtgatataatgtatatttcctgGGGATATGAAAAGGTTTATAATCCAGTCAAATAACAATCACAAATATCCAGATTTTTTATTAcgtgtgtttttgtttaataaacATTATTTCGCTctcccaaatacatgtagtacatcTCATAAAGGACGGTTGGGATTCCTGTAGAAAACATCATAATCTAGAGACGGTGATACGGGCGGAAATTTACCAGCTATTTCTCGTTCTTCTCATGACATGTCCCGTGTGACTACATTCTGGAACAACCTTGACATTGTTTCTGCCATTGGAGTTCATGTTGTTACAAATGTTGGTCAGGGACAAATAGTAATGTCGTAATTAATCATTTTTGCAGTAAACATATATGCGTAGATGCAGCCCTCATGGAGTTTATACAAGATAACGGAGAGAACAGAGCGGTCGATGTTACACCCATCTCCGCCATTTTCACGATGTCCTGTCACCGACAGAGTACCTGCCCTTTTTATCGAAATCGCCACAGGGATGCGCAGAAATCgtttgttttgaaaagaaaCATTTACGTTTGACTGCGCATTTCATCCATGGTGATATGACTGTCTCCATGACGCCAGTTCGTCGGTTGATGAGCAGCCAATCAGTGTTCAATTCTCGGGTATATTCGTAAAATATCGGCTCGTCCCGGACACTTTGCGTGACAATGTCCTTTGTGGCTTTAGACTTGAGAAGCTCCCTGCTATCCAGTACAATGATCCCGCTTTTAGCAGACCGCGCAAGATCAAACAGGATGTTCAAGCTACCGTCAGAATTAAATCGGAGTGAGGATCCAACCCACATAACGAAATCATACTCTACAAGCACTAGGTCTAAAATTATTGGTTTCAAAGCGCCTGATTCGATCCGCTGAAGCTGAGCAGGATATTCGAAGAATGGAAATCGACGTATTTCCATGGCAACATCTTTAGACCaactatacaatgtatcgtTCTGTGTCTCAGTCAAACCAATGTCATAGAATATCACATAAATGCTAGGATGTTGTCGTGTCAAATTCACTAACACAGTCTGTAACATGATCATCGATTGGTCGAAATTATGCGCATGAGCAGCGGAGACAATGACAGGTAGATCTTCGACTTCTTTTACAGCGGGTATAAGGGGAGGGATGTATTCTTCTTCTGTGAAGCATTTGAGTTTTTCTTTAACTAAGGTCGACATCACAATTAAGAAAAGGACCGATATAACAAAGAGACCTAATGTCACCAATCCAATAACTGGTGGAGCACATCGTGTTTCCATAatactgaaaaacaaaatgaaatggTGATCAAGAATACACAGCGGGTACCATTATAGCTCTATGGTCGTCAGGAAATAACATAATTCTAGAAATAAAACTGCTGGACACTTCTCTATGTGACAGTGCTTCATGAACACTAGACTTTTCCCATTCTTCGTGTACCTTTTCAAGGGTCGTGAAAGTCACTCTTTTGCTTGAGGCAGATTAAAATACGGTTTCGTCTCCAAGTGAAGTATTTAAGGATATATTCACAGGTTTTCGCGAAGATAAAAGTTTATCCTGGATAATCAAGTTTATCCTGGAGATCAAAGTTGATGCTGGAGATCAAAGATTATCCTGAAGATCAAAATTAATGCTGGAGATCACGGTTTTATTGTGAAGATCAGTTTATTCTAAATATCACAGTTGAAGACGAAAGGAGACGAAAGTTTATCCTGAAGATCACACACAGTTTATCCTGAAGGATCAAAATTGATGCTGAAGATCAAATTTAATCCTGAAGATAAGAGTTTAATGTGAAAATCACAGTTTATAGTGAAGATCAAAGTTTATCCTGAAGATAACAGTTTATTCTG
It includes:
- the LOC117341935 gene encoding uncharacterized protein LOC117341935; amino-acid sequence: METRCAPPVIGLVTLGLFVISVLFLIVMSTLVKEKLKCFTEEEYIPPLIPAVKEVEDLPVIVSAAHAHNFDQSMIMLQTVLVNLTRQHPSIYVIFYDIGLTETQNDTLYSWSKDVAMEIRRFPFFEYPAQLQRIESGALKPIILDLVLVEYDFVMWVGSSLRFNSDGSLNILFDLARSAKSGIIVLDSRELLKSKATKDIVTQSVRDEPIFYEYTRELNTDWLLINRRTGVMETVISPWMKCAVKRKCFFSKQTISAHPCGDFDKKGRYSVGDRTS